AGAACGTCTTGGTCATTCATCATGGAGTTACGATAGAAGGCATCGGGCCGACCAAGCCGATCATCGATGGCCGCAATCGTTTGCCCGATGCTATTGTCGGCCTCGGCAACGACTTTACGGTGCGGAATCTCGAAGTGCGCAACTATCAGGGCAACGGCATCGTCGTGCACGGCGCCCGAAATGTGCGCTATGATGGCATCAAGTGCGTCAACACGGGTGTGTACGGCATTTATCCTGTAGGCTGCGACGGCGTGCTGATCGAAAACTGCGAGGTAACCCAGGTGGCCGACGCCGGAATCTATGTCGGACAATCCAAAAACGTGGTCGTTCGCAATTCGGTCGCGTACAAAAACGTCGCCGGCATCGAGATCGAGAACTGCGAGAATTCGCTGGTCGAGGGTAACTACTGCTACGAAAACACGGGCGGGCTGTTAGTCTTCGTCTTGCCGTTCAATCCGTCCAAAGTCTGCGTCAATACGGTCGTTCGGAACAACAGGCTGATCAATAACAACACGCCCAACTTTGGCGATCCGGACGCGATCGTCTCCAAGATTCCAAAGGGCAGCGGGCTGATCATTCTCGCGGCTGACAACACGTTGATATACGACAACGCGATCGAGGGCAATTCTACTTTTGGGATCGCGATGCTAGGGCTTAATTCTATTTTTCCTGCAGGCACCAAGTACGACGTCGATCCTTCGCCGGACGGCAATCAGATATACGGAAACAAGATTTCGGGCAATGGCTTAGACCCCGATCCGACAATCGTTAAGATGGGGTTGCCAGGGCGCGATCTGTTTTGGGATCTGAGCGGCAAGGGTAACCGCTGGATGCAGCCGGGCGCGTCGAGTTTTCCGCCTAGCTTGCCAAAGTAAGCTTTATCTTCTGCGGATGGCTTCGATCTCGGCCTGGCGGATCGCCTCGTCGATCGCATTGCGGGCAAAAAGCTGGATACCGATGGCGAACAGGCAACTCAAGAGAGCCACAACGCCCCAGAATCGGGCGCCTTTCAGAATCGCGTACATCGCTAACAAAGCGCCGATACCAGCCGGCGTCGCGCCTGCGCAACAGCCTATCGAGCCCAAGAGCATGGCAAAGGCGGCTTCGACGCAACCGCCTTGCTGACGGAGGCTGGTCGCCGGTATCACCGATGCGACGGATTGACCTTGGGCCGGCTGGCCGACATGCGGGCGAAGATTAGCCGCGGCGGTTTGAGCGACGACGAGCGAAGGATCGTACTTGAGCGCCGTCTCGTATGCCGCGATAGCCTCCAAATATTTGCTCTGCTGGTGAAGCGCGCAGCCCAGATTATAATGCGCCAGCGAATCGGTCGGGTGGATGTGGGCCGCTTGACGAAAGGCCTGTTCCGCTCGCACCGTCTCGCCCAGCGCCGCCAATGCCAGCCCAAGGTGCATGGCCACTTGGAAGTCGTAAGGATGCCGCTGAAAGGCGGTCTCTAAATAGGGCAAAGCCTCGGCATACTGCCTGTTTCGGGCTAAGTCTATCGCTCGCCGGACCCAGCTTTCCACGAGGATATTCTACATGGCGGTCGGTATAATCGCCGATATGCAAAGGGTTGTAACGCTCCCGATGATGGGCCAGACGATGGAAGAAGGCGTCATCGTCAAGTGGTTCAAGCAGATCGGCGACCGAGTAGAGAAGGGCGATCTGCTCTTTGAAGTTCTTACCGACAAGACCAACATCGAGGTCGATTCGACCGAGCAGGGATATTTACGAAAGGTGCTGGTTCCGCTTGAGACAACCGTTCCGGTCGGCGCGCCGATCGCCATCCTGACCGATACAGCGGACGAACCGATTGAAGAGACAATCGATCGGAGATTAGCTTCTCCCAGAGCGCGGACGGTGGCTGCCGAGAAAGGCATCGACCTGAGGACGGTCGAAGTTTCCGATGGTGGCGTAATTCGGGCGTCGCAAGTAGAGGGATTGCAGGGAGCCATTGGGAGCTACTGGCGAAGGCAGACGGCAGAGGCTGTCAGCAGAAGCTGGCGAGAGGCGCCCCACGTTACCTTGTTCGCCGAGGCAGTAATGCCGAATGAGACGGGCGTGTTAGCTCGGATCGCACAAGCCTGCGGAAGGGCGTTGGCGCAAATGCCCGAGATAAACGTCCGATGGAGCGGGCAGGGCATTGTGCCGTTCGACGAGGTCAACGTCGGCCTGGCGGTCGCATTGGACGACGGTCTGGCCGTTGCGAGCCTTGTCGAGCCGCACAGATCGGAAACCATCAAGGTCGAGTCGGAGATCAAACGACTGGCGGAACTCGCCAGGCAGAACAAACTAGGTCCAAACGATACCCAACCGGCCGCGATAACGGTTTCCAATCTCGGAGCGTTTGGCATCGATGGGTTCACCCCCATCATCACGCCTGGCCAGACGTTCATTCTTGGCGTTGGGGCACGAAAGCAGCGTCCCATCGTGCTCGATGGGCAGGTCGTCGCGGCTTTCACCGTGCCTCTCAGCCTCTCGTTCGACCATCGGGCTGTGGACGGCGTGCCAGCCGCCCGCCTGTTGGGTTTGATCAAACTGGGGCTTGAGGAAGAATGAAGTTTGGCAAATCTCCCCGGCGCTCTTGACTTTTCTGCCAAGCATCGTTCATAATTCCGTTTCGCTGATCGGCTTTGCCGGTCGGCGCCGTCCGTGCGCAAGCGCGGAGCGTTGGGCAGCTGGGGCCGTAATAGCATACACAACCCGATGCCAAGACAAAAAATGCCCGGAAGGGGTCAAGGTTGGAGGAGGCGGAACGCGAGCCGAAACAGGCTCGATAAGGGATAACCCTGAAGCGCTCCAGAGCAAATCGCGCCCCTCCGCCGCCGATGCAGCGAGGGGTTTTTTGTTATCAGTCGCAAGGAGAATCGAATGCCGACCATCAATCAACTGGTGCGCAAAAAGAGAAAGCCGAAACCGGTGAAGTCAAAGTCGCCGGCGCTTCGCAACAACCCGCAAAAGCGCGGCGTCTGCACCATCGTGCGGACGATGACGCCCAAGAAGCCAAACTCGGCATTGCGCAAAGTCGCTCGCGTGAGATTGACCAACGGCACCGAGGTAACCGCCTATATCCCCGGCATTGGACATAATCTTCAAGAGCACTCCGTCGTTCTGGTTCGAGGCGGAAGAGTGAAAGACCTTCCCGGCGTCCGCTACCACATTGTTCGAGGCACGCTCGATTGTTCTGGCGTAGAAAATCAATCGACCACGCGCGATCAGGATCGACGACGGCAGGGGCGATCCAAGTACGGCTCCAAGAGGCCCAAGTAAGAGGCGATTTATGGCGAGAAAAGGACAGATCCCGAAGAGACAAGTACTGCCCGACCCAGTGCACAACAGCGAGATGTTGGCGCGCTTCATCAATCGCGTTATGCGCGGCGGAAAGAAAAGCGTCGCGGAGCGCATGGTCTATACCGCGCTGAGCATGGTGGAAGAGAAGGCCGGCAAGCCCGCTATCGAGGTTTTTGACACCGCAATGGCCAATATCTCCCCCCAGGTCGAGGTTCGACCCAGGCGCGTCGGCGGCCAGACGTACCAAGTGCCGATCGAAGTGACGCCCAGCCGAAAGCGCGCGCTCGCCATGCGCTGGCTGGCTGCGTCCGTTCAAAAGAAAAAGTCAGGTCGCACGGCGGCCAGCCGATTAGCGCAGGAGCTTTTGGACGCATTCAATAAGACCGGCGCCGCCTACAAGAAGAGGGAAGACACCCACAAAATGGCCGAGGCCAATCGCGCCTTCGCTCATTACCGGTGGTAATCATTAGGAACCGATCATGCCAAGAACCGCTCCGTTAGAGAAAGTCAGGAACATTGGGATTGCCGCGCATATCGATGCGGGCAAAACGACCACTACTGAGCGGATCCTCTACTACACCGGGCGAATCCACCGAGTCGGAGAGGTGCACGACGGCTCTGCCACCATGGACTGGATGGAGCAGGAGCAAGAGCGCGGGATCACGATCACTTCGGCCGCGACGACCTGCGATTGGAACGGCCACCGAATCAACATCATCGATACTCCCGGCCACGTGGACTTTACGGTCGAGGTCGAACGATCGATGCGCGTGCTGGACGGCGCCGTCGCCATTTTCTGCGCGGTGGGCGGCGTTCAGCCCCAGTCCGAAACGGTTTGGCGCCAGGCGAATCGCTACAAAGTGCCTCGCATGTGCTACGTCAACAAGATGGACCGGCTCGGCGCCGACTTCTACAAGGTCGTCGAGCGGATCGTCGACCGCCTGGGCTCGCGCGCGGTGCCGATTCAACTCCCGATAGGCGCGGAGAGCGAGTTTGCGGGCATTATCGACCTGATCACGATGCGAGCGTTTTTCTATCGCGACGATCAAGGCAACCAGATTGACGAGACCGACATCCCGGCGGATATGGCGGGCCTGGCAAGCGAGTGGCGCGACAAGATGCTCGAGGCCTGCGCCGAAATGGACGACGCGGTCATGGAGAAGTACCTTGAAGGCGCGGAACTGACCGTTGAAGAGATCAAGCGATGCTTGCGCAAGGGCACATGCGAACTTAAGATTGTGCCTGTCGTCTGCGGCTCCAGTTTTAAGAACAAAGGCGTTCAGCCTCTGCTCGACGCGGTCATCGATTACCTTCCGTCTCCATTAGATGTCGAGGAAGTCAAAGGCGTTCATCCCAAGACCGGGGAAGAAGTGGTTCGACGTCCCGCGGACGACGAGCCGGCCTGCGCGCTGGCCTTTAAGATACAGACCGATCCGTTCGTCGGCAAGCTGACCTATATTCGCGTCTATTCGGGCGTGATCAAGAAAGGCTCCTACATCTATAACGCGACCAAGAACGAGCGCGAGCGCGTGGCGCGCATCCTGCAAATGCACGCCAATCGTCGCGAAGATTTGGAGGAAGCGAACGCCGGCGACATCGTCGGCGTTATCGGCTTTACCTCGACGACCACGGGCGATACGCTCTGCCCTGAAAGTCATCCGATGCTGTTGGAGCCGCCGCAATTCCCCGAACCCGTCATTTCCATCGCAATCGAGCCGAAAACCAAATCCGACCAGGACAAACTGACCAACGCCCTTCAGAGACTTGCCGCAGAAGACCCGACTTTCCGACTTTCTACCGATCACGAGACCGGGCAGACTCTCATCTCGGGCATGGGCGAGCTGCACCTGGAGATCATTCTCGACCGACTTCAGCGCGAGTTCAGCGTATTGGCCAACCAGGGCCGGCCCCAAGTCGCGTACAAAGAGACGATCCGGACTCTGGCCAAGGCGGAAGGCAAGTTCGTTCGACAGTCCGGCGGCAAGGGCCAATACGGCCATGTCGTCCTGCAGGTCGAACCCAACGAGCCGGGCGCCGGGTACAAGTTTCATAACAAGGTCGTCGGCGGCGCAATCCCGAGAGAGTTCTTTAACCCGATCGAGGCGGGCATCAAGGAAGCTTTGGAGACCGGAGTCGTTGCAGGCTACCCGATGGTCGACGTGGTCGTAACCCTGCTCGACGGATCGTATCACGATGTGGACTCGAGCGAAATGGCCTTCAAGATCGCCGGTTCGATGGGTCTCAAAGCGGCTGCTCAGCGCGCTAATCCGGTTCTCTTAGAGCCTTACATGGCGCTTGAAGTCACCGCGCCCGAGACGAATGTAGGCGACGTCATGGGAGACTTGAACGCCCGACGAGCTCGAATCGAGGGCATCGAGCCCGGTCCGGGCAACATACAGATCATAAAAGCCGTTGTGCCGCTCGCAGAGATGTTTGGCTATGCCACCGCCGTTCGGTCGCTCTCGCAGGGTCGGGCGACCTATGTGCTGCACCCATCCCACTATGAGGAGGCGCCGCCGCACGTGGCGCAGGCCGTTACCGAAAGGAACGCGACCCTGCAACCGGTTGGCCGCTAAGTCCCAAGGAAGGCAACGAGGAAGCATATGAAGCGCGACAAAATCAGAATCAGACTCAGGGCGTACGACTTTCGAGTGCTCGACGAATCGGTCAAGCGCATCGTCGATCAGGTTGTTCGGAGCGGCGCCCGAATCAAAGGTCCGGTGCCGTTGCCGACCGACATTCGACGCTTCTGCGTGATCCGAGGCCCGCACATCGACAAGATCGGGATGGAGCACTTCGAAGTGCGCACCCACAAGCGATTGATCGACATTGTAGAACCGACCAACCGCACCATCGACGCGCTGATGAGGCTCGATCTTCCAAGCGGCGTCGATATCGAGATCAAACTTTAACGGAGAGACCTATGATAGGCGGACTGATAGGACGAAAGTTAGGGATGACGCAAATCTTCGATGAAGCGGGGCGCTATGTGCCGGTTACGGTCATCGAGGTTGGTCCGTGCTTCGTCACCCAGCTTCGCACGGCAGAGCGCGACGGCTACTCGGCCGTTCAACTCGGCTTTGGCGCGATGAAGAAGAATCGGCTGACCAAGCCGAAGGCCGGGCACCTGGAGAAGGCTGGTCTGAAGGACAAGCCGGTGCGAAAGTTGGCCGAGTTTCCGACCCTAGGCGCAGAGTTGGAGCTAGGGCAGCAGATTCGGGCCGAAGATGTGTTCCAGCCGGGCGACGTGATCAAAGTTACAGGCACGAGCAAGGGCAAAGGCTTTGCAGGCGTCGTGAAGCGATATCATCACCACGGCGGACCGATGACTCATGGCTCGATGACCCACCGCCGACCTCTATCGAGCGGCGCGACGGGGCCTCAAAGAGTTATGAAAAACCACAACATGCCAGGCCGAATGGGCGCCGAGACGACCACTCAGCCTTCTGTAACGGTGGTTCGAGTGGACGCCGAGCGCAATCTGGTCTTGATCAAGGGCGCTGCGCCGGGCGGCAACAACGGTATCGTCTACCTTTGGAAGGCGCGGCGAGACTAAACGAGTTAGAGAGAGAGAACGGAGCATAAGGACCATGCCAACGATAAAACTGCACGGAGCGGACGGTAAAGAGAGCGGCAATCTCAAACTGGACGATAAGCTTTTTGGCCTCGAACCAAACGTGGCCGTCATGCATCGCAAAATGGTGGCCGAGCGCAACAATGCCCGAGTAGGGTCGCACGATACGCTGACTCGCGCCGAGGTCGCTGGCGGCGGCAAGAAGCCTTGGAAGCAAAAGCATACCGGCCGCGCGCGGCACGGCTCGTTCCGCTCTCCAATCTTTAGGCACGGCGGTATCGCTCATGGGCCCCATCCGCGAAGCTACGCGCAAGACGTGAACAAGAAGGAGAAGCGACTGGCATTGCAGAGCGCCCTTTCGGCGCGCATCGCCGATGGCAGCGTCGTCGCGGTTAAAAACATCCCGATCACCGAGATCAAGACCAAAGCCGCGGCCGAGTTCTTAACAACAATGGGCGCCGGAGGTCAAAAAACCCTCGTCTTGATCGAAAGCCCAGACGCTGTCTTGCTGAAGTCTTTCAGGAATCTGCCGGGAGTCGTCGTGAGGACGGCGCCGGCTTTTTCTTTGATCGATGTGTTGGACGCAGAGCGCATTATCGCGACGGAGCAGGCGCTCAAGAACACCGAGGAGGTCTGGTCGAAATGAAAGCCCTGAGCGACGTGCTTATTCGCCCGCTGATCACCGAAAAGGGCACCAATCAGACCGCGGATCACAACCAGTATGCATTCGAGGTCGCCTCCGACGCCACGAAGATCGACATCGCGAACGCGGTGCGACAAGTCTACAAGGTGCAGGTTGTCAAGGTGCAGACCCTGTGGGTCAAGGGGCGTCCAAAGCGACTGGCCTCTCAACGCAGGATGGGACGCACATCGAACTGGAAGAAAGCCGTTGTGCGCTTGGCGCCCGGACAACAGATCTCGGACGCGACGCAATAGCCTGACGGAGAATAGAAAATGCCGACCAAACAGTGGAAACCGACATCGCCGGGCCGAAGGTTTATGATAACCTCTTCGTTCGAGGATATCACGACCGACGAGCCCGAAAAGAGCCTGACCATCGGCCTCAGGAAGACCGGGGGCCGAAACAATCAAGGCCGCAAAACCGCACGAAACCGCGGCGGCGGGCACAAGAGGCTCTATCGGATCATCGATTTTAAGCGCAATAAGGAGAACGTGCCGGGCAAGGTCGCCGAGATCGAGTACGATCCGAACCGCTCGTCCCGCATTGCGCTGATCCACTATGCAGACGGCGAAAAACGGTACATCTTAGCGCCGGTCGGTCTGTCGCAGGGCGACACAGTGGTCAGTTCGACGGAGGCAGACATCAAGCCGGGCAATGCGCTGCCGTTGCGCAACATCCCGGTCGGCACGGTCGTTCACAATATCGAATTGACGGTCGGCAAGGGCGGTCAGATCGTTCGGAGCGCAGGGTCGTCTGCTCAGATTGTGGCAAAGGAAGGCAACTACGCGCAGATTCGCCTGCCCAGCGGCGAGAACCGCTTAGTTCACCTACAGTGCCGAGCCTCGATCGGGCAGGTAGGCAATGTGGATCATGAGAACGAATCGTGGGGCAAGGCCGGTAAGAGCCGATGGAAGGGCCGCAAGCCCAAGGTTCGCGGATCGGCCATGACCCCCAGAGACCATCCGCACGGCGGCGGAGAGGGCAAGACGGGCGTCGGAATGAAGCATCCCAAGACGCCGTGGGGCAAGCCTGCCATGGGCGTCAAAACGCGCAAGAACAAGCGCACCGACAAGTTTATCGTTAGAAGGCGCGAGAAGTAATCTGGAGGCAAGATGGGACGCTCACTGAAAAAAGGGCCTTTCGTCGATGAAAAGCTGATGGACCGCGTTCGATCGATGAACGCCAGCAACGACAAACGGCCGATCAAGACTTGGTCCAGACGCAGCACGATCGTGCCGGAAATGATCGGGCATACGTTCAACGTGCACGACGGGCGCAAGCATGTGCCGGTTTATGTTTCAGAACAGATGATCGGGCACAAGTTAGGCGAGTTTGTGCCCACCCGAACGTTTCGCAGCCACCCGGGCGGAAGCGAAAGAACCAGCCGGGTTAGGTAACCAAGAGATCAAACGAGGAGCAACGAGATGTCAGTGAGAGCAACGGCAAAGAATGTGAAGATACCGGCGACCAAAGCAAGGCTCGTGGTCGACCTGGTAAGGGGCAAGCCGGTGGACGAGGCTCGCGCCATCCTGGCCAGCCTGCCCAACAAAGCCGCGCGCCTAACGGCCAAAGTGCTGGAATCGGCGGCCGCCAATGCCGCCAACACTCACAATCTTGACCCCGACCGCCTCTTTGTTTCACGGGCCTTCGTCGACGAAGGCCTGGTGATGAAGCGCATTCAACCGAAAGATCGCGGTCGGGCGTTCCGCATCCTTAAGCGCTCCAGCCACATCACGCTCTACGTAGACGAAGCGGGGGGACGCTAAGCTATGGGACAGAAAATTCATCCGGTCGGCTTCCGGGTCGGCATCACGAGAGACTGGGACAGCCGCTGGTTCGCCCCCAAGAAGCAGTACGGCGCAAACGTCTATGAGGATTACACTATACGCAAGGCGATCAAGACCAAGTACTACAGTTCGGGCGTGTCGCGCATCGAGATCGAGCGCGCGGTTGCGGCGCTGAAGGTGATCGTGTACGCTCAACGGCCCGGCCAACTGATCGGTCGAGGCGGCAAAGGCATCGAAGAGATCACCCAGATGATCGCCCGTATCGTCAAGCCCAACAGCCCGGAGACTCGGGTTCAAGTCGATATTCAAGACGTGCGACAGCCAGAAACCGACGCCCAACTCTTAGCGGAGAACATTGCCACGCAGCTCGAAAAACGAATTTCCCATCGACGAGCCATTCGACAGACCATGACCCGAGCGCAGCGCAATAACGTAAAGGGCATCCGAGTCGCCGTTGCCGGACGACTGAACGGCGCAGAGATCGCAAGGCGCGAATGGGACCGCAACGGCCGCGTTCCGCTTCACACCCTTAGGGCCGACATCGACTTTGGCCAAGCGATCGCGTACACGATTTTTGGCACCGTCGGTGTCAAGGTCTGGGTCTATAAAGGAGAAGTGCCCCGAACGCGAGGATTCCACGAGGCGCTTCGCGGCGTGAGCGACGTGGACGAAAACCGAAGAACAGAAAGAACGAGAGCGCCCAAGCGAAGCGCGGGCGGCCGGACGAAGGCGGAAGGCGGCGCGCCAAGACCCCGGCGAGGGGCAACCGCGGCTCCGGCAGAAGAAGCGCCCGTAACCGAGACCGCTCCGATGCCCGAGCCAGTAGCGGAGCCAACGCCAGTTAGTGAACCCAGCAGCGAATAAGCAAGAGGCCAGAACGATATGTTAATGCCAAAGAGACTAAAGCATAGAAAGCACCACCGAGGACGCATGAAAGGCGTCGCCAAAGGCGCTACCGAAGTCCATTTCGGGCAGTGGGGCATTCAGGCGCTCGAGCCATGCTGGC
This DNA window, taken from Armatimonadota bacterium, encodes the following:
- a CDS encoding tetratricopeptide repeat protein, with the protein product MESWVRRAIDLARNRQYAEALPYLETAFQRHPYDFQVAMHLGLALAALGETVRAEQAFRQAAHIHPTDSLAHYNLGCALHQQSKYLEAIAAYETALKYDPSLVVAQTAAANLRPHVGQPAQGQSVASVIPATSLRQQGGCVEAAFAMLLGSIGCCAGATPAGIGALLAMYAILKGARFWGVVALLSCLFAIGIQLFARNAIDEAIRQAEIEAIRRR
- a CDS encoding 2-oxo acid dehydrogenase subunit E2 — translated: MAVGIIADMQRVVTLPMMGQTMEEGVIVKWFKQIGDRVEKGDLLFEVLTDKTNIEVDSTEQGYLRKVLVPLETTVPVGAPIAILTDTADEPIEETIDRRLASPRARTVAAEKGIDLRTVEVSDGGVIRASQVEGLQGAIGSYWRRQTAEAVSRSWREAPHVTLFAEAVMPNETGVLARIAQACGRALAQMPEINVRWSGQGIVPFDEVNVGLAVALDDGLAVASLVEPHRSETIKVESEIKRLAELARQNKLGPNDTQPAAITVSNLGAFGIDGFTPIITPGQTFILGVGARKQRPIVLDGQVVAAFTVPLSLSFDHRAVDGVPAARLLGLIKLGLEEE
- a CDS encoding 30S ribosomal protein S12 produces the protein MPTINQLVRKKRKPKPVKSKSPALRNNPQKRGVCTIVRTMTPKKPNSALRKVARVRLTNGTEVTAYIPGIGHNLQEHSVVLVRGGRVKDLPGVRYHIVRGTLDCSGVENQSTTRDQDRRRQGRSKYGSKRPK
- the rpsG gene encoding 30S ribosomal protein S7, with amino-acid sequence MARKGQIPKRQVLPDPVHNSEMLARFINRVMRGGKKSVAERMVYTALSMVEEKAGKPAIEVFDTAMANISPQVEVRPRRVGGQTYQVPIEVTPSRKRALAMRWLAASVQKKKSGRTAASRLAQELLDAFNKTGAAYKKREDTHKMAEANRAFAHYRW
- the fusA gene encoding elongation factor G, which encodes MPRTAPLEKVRNIGIAAHIDAGKTTTTERILYYTGRIHRVGEVHDGSATMDWMEQEQERGITITSAATTCDWNGHRINIIDTPGHVDFTVEVERSMRVLDGAVAIFCAVGGVQPQSETVWRQANRYKVPRMCYVNKMDRLGADFYKVVERIVDRLGSRAVPIQLPIGAESEFAGIIDLITMRAFFYRDDQGNQIDETDIPADMAGLASEWRDKMLEACAEMDDAVMEKYLEGAELTVEEIKRCLRKGTCELKIVPVVCGSSFKNKGVQPLLDAVIDYLPSPLDVEEVKGVHPKTGEEVVRRPADDEPACALAFKIQTDPFVGKLTYIRVYSGVIKKGSYIYNATKNERERVARILQMHANRREDLEEANAGDIVGVIGFTSTTTGDTLCPESHPMLLEPPQFPEPVISIAIEPKTKSDQDKLTNALQRLAAEDPTFRLSTDHETGQTLISGMGELHLEIILDRLQREFSVLANQGRPQVAYKETIRTLAKAEGKFVRQSGGKGQYGHVVLQVEPNEPGAGYKFHNKVVGGAIPREFFNPIEAGIKEALETGVVAGYPMVDVVVTLLDGSYHDVDSSEMAFKIAGSMGLKAAAQRANPVLLEPYMALEVTAPETNVGDVMGDLNARRARIEGIEPGPGNIQIIKAVVPLAEMFGYATAVRSLSQGRATYVLHPSHYEEAPPHVAQAVTERNATLQPVGR
- the rpsJ gene encoding 30S ribosomal protein S10, with product MKRDKIRIRLRAYDFRVLDESVKRIVDQVVRSGARIKGPVPLPTDIRRFCVIRGPHIDKIGMEHFEVRTHKRLIDIVEPTNRTIDALMRLDLPSGVDIEIKL
- the rplC gene encoding 50S ribosomal protein L3; the encoded protein is MIGGLIGRKLGMTQIFDEAGRYVPVTVIEVGPCFVTQLRTAERDGYSAVQLGFGAMKKNRLTKPKAGHLEKAGLKDKPVRKLAEFPTLGAELELGQQIRAEDVFQPGDVIKVTGTSKGKGFAGVVKRYHHHGGPMTHGSMTHRRPLSSGATGPQRVMKNHNMPGRMGAETTTQPSVTVVRVDAERNLVLIKGAAPGGNNGIVYLWKARRD
- the rplD gene encoding 50S ribosomal protein L4; translation: MPTIKLHGADGKESGNLKLDDKLFGLEPNVAVMHRKMVAERNNARVGSHDTLTRAEVAGGGKKPWKQKHTGRARHGSFRSPIFRHGGIAHGPHPRSYAQDVNKKEKRLALQSALSARIADGSVVAVKNIPITEIKTKAAAEFLTTMGAGGQKTLVLIESPDAVLLKSFRNLPGVVVRTAPAFSLIDVLDAERIIATEQALKNTEEVWSK
- the rplW gene encoding 50S ribosomal protein L23, with the translated sequence MKALSDVLIRPLITEKGTNQTADHNQYAFEVASDATKIDIANAVRQVYKVQVVKVQTLWVKGRPKRLASQRRMGRTSNWKKAVVRLAPGQQISDATQ
- the rplB gene encoding 50S ribosomal protein L2, whose amino-acid sequence is MPTKQWKPTSPGRRFMITSSFEDITTDEPEKSLTIGLRKTGGRNNQGRKTARNRGGGHKRLYRIIDFKRNKENVPGKVAEIEYDPNRSSRIALIHYADGEKRYILAPVGLSQGDTVVSSTEADIKPGNALPLRNIPVGTVVHNIELTVGKGGQIVRSAGSSAQIVAKEGNYAQIRLPSGENRLVHLQCRASIGQVGNVDHENESWGKAGKSRWKGRKPKVRGSAMTPRDHPHGGGEGKTGVGMKHPKTPWGKPAMGVKTRKNKRTDKFIVRRREK
- the rpsS gene encoding 30S ribosomal protein S19, translated to MGRSLKKGPFVDEKLMDRVRSMNASNDKRPIKTWSRRSTIVPEMIGHTFNVHDGRKHVPVYVSEQMIGHKLGEFVPTRTFRSHPGGSERTSRVR
- the rplV gene encoding 50S ribosomal protein L22, producing the protein MSVRATAKNVKIPATKARLVVDLVRGKPVDEARAILASLPNKAARLTAKVLESAAANAANTHNLDPDRLFVSRAFVDEGLVMKRIQPKDRGRAFRILKRSSHITLYVDEAGGR
- the rpsC gene encoding 30S ribosomal protein S3 — its product is MGQKIHPVGFRVGITRDWDSRWFAPKKQYGANVYEDYTIRKAIKTKYYSSGVSRIEIERAVAALKVIVYAQRPGQLIGRGGKGIEEITQMIARIVKPNSPETRVQVDIQDVRQPETDAQLLAENIATQLEKRISHRRAIRQTMTRAQRNNVKGIRVAVAGRLNGAEIARREWDRNGRVPLHTLRADIDFGQAIAYTIFGTVGVKVWVYKGEVPRTRGFHEALRGVSDVDENRRTERTRAPKRSAGGRTKAEGGAPRPRRGATAAPAEEAPVTETAPMPEPVAEPTPVSEPSSE